The Nocardioides salarius genome includes a region encoding these proteins:
- a CDS encoding iron chelate uptake ABC transporter family permease subunit, protein MSVETAPAAAYAAAPRDDSERRARLLTGFSVLAALVVCAVFVLWDLPSAWEYVLELRARKVAALALVAVAVAVSTVLFQTVTANTILTPGIMGFDALHLLIATLVVFTVGSGANAVTSADGARALWALETTLMVVVVALLSQWLFVGARRDLHVLVLVGIVVGTLFRSVTSLLQRMLDPTQFAVLQDSFFASFNTVDETLLGLSAIAVGLTLAAVFRLRATLDVLALGREVATSLGVDHRRTVMGVLVAVAVLVSVSTALVGPITFFGLLVAHLAYRVVGHRHRHSLPTAAALAVVTLVLGQLLLERVFSYATGLSIIIDFAGGVLFLALVLRRSRR, encoded by the coding sequence GTGTCGGTTGAGACCGCGCCCGCGGCGGCGTACGCCGCTGCCCCGCGCGACGACTCGGAGCGCCGCGCCCGGCTGCTCACCGGGTTCAGCGTGCTGGCCGCGCTCGTCGTCTGCGCGGTGTTCGTGCTCTGGGACCTGCCGAGCGCGTGGGAGTACGTGCTCGAGCTGCGCGCCCGCAAGGTCGCGGCGCTGGCACTGGTCGCGGTCGCCGTGGCGGTCTCGACGGTGCTCTTCCAGACCGTCACGGCCAACACGATCCTGACGCCGGGGATCATGGGCTTCGACGCGCTGCACCTGCTCATCGCCACCCTGGTGGTCTTCACGGTCGGCTCCGGCGCCAACGCCGTCACCAGCGCCGACGGCGCCCGGGCCCTGTGGGCGCTCGAGACCACGCTGATGGTCGTCGTGGTGGCGCTGCTGAGCCAGTGGCTGTTCGTCGGGGCGCGGCGCGACCTGCACGTGCTGGTGCTCGTGGGCATCGTCGTGGGCACCCTCTTCCGCTCCGTCACCAGCCTGCTGCAGCGGATGCTCGACCCCACGCAGTTCGCGGTGCTGCAGGACTCCTTCTTCGCCTCCTTCAACACCGTCGACGAGACCCTGCTCGGGCTCTCCGCCATCGCGGTCGGGCTCACCCTGGCGGCCGTCTTCCGCCTGCGGGCGACCCTCGACGTGCTGGCGCTGGGCCGCGAGGTCGCGACCAGCCTGGGCGTCGACCACCGCCGCACGGTGATGGGCGTGCTGGTGGCCGTCGCCGTGCTCGTCTCGGTCTCCACCGCCCTGGTCGGGCCGATCACGTTCTTCGGGCTGCTCGTGGCCCACCTGGCCTACCGGGTCGTGGGCCACCGGCACCGCCACAGCCTGCCCACCGCCGCAGCCCTCGCCGTGGTCACGCTGGTGCTGGGCCAGCTGCTCCTCGAACGCGTCTTCTCCTACGCCACCGGGCTGTCGATCATCATCGACTTCGCCGGCGGCGTGCTCTTCCTCGCCCTGGTCCTCAGGAGGTCCCGCCGGTGA
- a CDS encoding iron ABC transporter ATP-binding protein produces the protein MITVRSLTKQYDDTAVVDDVTLDLAGPGVTALIGPNGAGKSTLLSVVARLLSAERGTVHVGGRDVHRTGSRELATVLAVLRQEHDLAARLTVRDLVMFGRFPHSRGRPTSHDVAVVEEVLSRLELGGLSHRFLDQLSGGQRQRAFIAMALAQQTEYLLLDEPLNNLDLAHAVAIMRMLRTAADTLGTRVVVVLHDINFASRWADEIVAMAGGRVVAQGPPAEVITPEVLHGLYGVDVHVETVRGHRVAVHYG, from the coding sequence GTGATCACCGTCCGCTCGCTGACCAAGCAGTACGACGACACCGCGGTCGTCGACGACGTCACCCTCGACCTCGCGGGGCCCGGCGTCACGGCGCTGATCGGACCCAACGGGGCCGGCAAGTCGACGCTGCTCTCGGTGGTCGCCCGGCTGCTCTCCGCCGAGCGCGGCACCGTGCACGTGGGCGGGCGCGACGTGCACCGCACCGGCTCGCGCGAGCTGGCCACGGTGCTGGCGGTGCTGCGCCAGGAGCACGACCTGGCGGCCCGGCTGACCGTGCGCGACCTGGTCATGTTCGGCCGGTTCCCGCACTCGCGGGGCCGACCCACCAGCCACGACGTCGCGGTGGTCGAGGAGGTGCTGTCCCGCCTCGAGCTCGGTGGGCTCTCGCACCGCTTCCTCGACCAGCTCTCCGGCGGACAGCGCCAGCGGGCGTTCATCGCGATGGCCCTGGCCCAGCAGACCGAGTACCTCCTGCTCGACGAGCCGCTCAACAACCTCGACCTCGCGCACGCGGTGGCGATCATGCGGATGCTGCGCACCGCCGCCGACACCCTCGGCACCCGCGTGGTCGTGGTGCTGCACGACATCAACTTCGCCTCGCGCTGGGCCGACGAGATCGTCGCCATGGCCGGCGGACGGGTGGTGGCCCAGGGCCCGCCCGCCGAGGTCATCACCCCCGAGGTGCTGCACGGTCTCTACGGCGTCGACGTGCACGTCGAGACGGTGCGCGGGCACCGGGTGGCGGTCCACTACGGCTGA
- a CDS encoding fibronectin type III domain-containing protein — MPSRTLPAALLLCVTAPALTLLGPVAASPVAASPAVAAQEEPPADTTPPQIDLDPCFGSEPCQRQAAYVAGWLDEGDDLAVLGALLDGEPVAERVYDDGSGFEPHGWFHAPGQDVVYEVDYAMVVGVPQGEHQVTFYARDLAGNEASRTTTVVGAEPPGRPGELRAHERPRRGGFVLRWDYAEQNGSYVHRYRVRHGREDRWTVGGVPSTPDTRLAWFGLQPGWHTFRIRATNGVGEGRATRLRVYLHRPG, encoded by the coding sequence GTGCCCTCCCGGACCCTCCCCGCCGCCCTGCTGCTGTGCGTCACCGCGCCCGCGCTCACCCTGCTCGGCCCCGTCGCGGCCAGCCCCGTCGCCGCCAGCCCCGCCGTCGCGGCGCAGGAGGAACCACCCGCCGACACCACTCCCCCGCAGATCGACCTCGACCCGTGCTTCGGGTCGGAGCCGTGCCAGCGCCAGGCGGCGTACGTCGCGGGGTGGCTCGACGAGGGCGACGACCTGGCCGTGCTAGGCGCGCTCCTCGACGGCGAGCCGGTGGCCGAGCGGGTGTACGACGACGGGTCGGGGTTCGAGCCGCACGGCTGGTTCCACGCGCCCGGCCAGGACGTGGTCTACGAGGTGGACTACGCGATGGTGGTCGGTGTGCCGCAGGGCGAGCACCAGGTGACCTTCTACGCCCGCGACCTGGCCGGCAACGAGGCCTCGCGCACCACGACGGTGGTCGGTGCCGAGCCCCCGGGGCGCCCCGGCGAGCTGCGCGCCCACGAGCGGCCGCGCCGCGGCGGCTTCGTCCTGCGCTGGGACTACGCCGAGCAGAACGGCTCGTACGTGCACCGCTACCGCGTGCGGCACGGCCGGGAGGACAGGTGGACGGTGGGTGGCGTCCCGTCGACCCCGGACACCCGCCTGGCGTGGTTCGGCCTGCAGCCGGGCTGGCACACGTTCCGGATCCGCGCGACGAACGGCGTCGGCGAGGGCCGGGCGACCCGGCTCCGCGTCTACCTGCACCGCCCCGGCTGA
- a CDS encoding sirohydrochlorin chelatase, which translates to MSRAPRLVTVAHGTRRAGGNETARRLTAAAAERLGVPATAAYVELSEPLLADVVARLDGPAAVVPLLLSTGFHVRQDLPQACAAAPAGVPVALGRPLGPDPLLARAQVDRLVEAGAEPGAPLVMVAAGSTDLRAWRDLRGATRLLGQEWGGRVRLTTLSGYGRRPEEVVRPGDAVSPYLLSPGLFSRKVREMAETAGAGSCADVLGEHPLVVDLVVERARALLGEAGSQPGRCR; encoded by the coding sequence GTGAGTCGTGCGCCCCGCCTCGTCACGGTCGCGCACGGCACCCGCCGCGCCGGCGGCAACGAGACCGCGCGGCGCCTGACGGCCGCGGCGGCCGAGCGGCTCGGCGTGCCCGCGACGGCGGCGTACGTCGAGCTGAGCGAGCCGCTGCTCGCCGACGTCGTGGCGCGCCTGGACGGGCCGGCCGCGGTGGTGCCGCTGCTGCTCTCGACCGGCTTCCACGTGCGCCAGGACCTGCCGCAGGCCTGTGCGGCCGCGCCTGCCGGCGTGCCGGTCGCGCTCGGGCGCCCGCTCGGTCCCGACCCGCTGCTGGCCCGTGCCCAGGTCGACCGGCTGGTCGAGGCCGGCGCCGAGCCCGGGGCGCCGCTGGTGATGGTCGCGGCCGGCTCCACCGACCTGCGCGCCTGGCGCGACCTGCGCGGCGCCACCCGGCTGCTGGGCCAGGAGTGGGGCGGGCGGGTGCGGCTCACCACGCTCTCGGGCTACGGACGACGGCCCGAGGAGGTCGTCCGGCCGGGGGACGCGGTCTCGCCGTACCTGCTCTCGCCGGGGTTGTTCTCGCGGAAGGTGCGCGAGATGGCCGAGACCGCCGGTGCGGGCTCCTGCGCCGACGTGCTGGGGGAGCACCCGCTGGTGGTCGACCTCGTCGTGGAGCGCGCTCGCGCCCTGCTGGGGGAGGCGGGGTCTCAGCCGGGGCGGTGCAGGTAG
- a CDS encoding uroporphyrinogen-III synthase, with the protein MDESGGGSLDGFRIGVTASRKVEEQIALIERRGAEVVWAPALSNDPTRVDDAALRRATEAVVAQPPDLFLATTGVGMKAWLRAAESWGLREELLDALRPAEILARGPKSVGALRGAGLRELWAPESELFEDVLDHLRGRDLAGRRIVVQEHGQSLSMVAHALRRQGAVVDVVTVYRVVGAEDPTPMFRLVDEIADGDVQAVTFTAAPAVAALLDAAASVGRRDDVVSAFQADVLAVCVGPVTAAAFELWGVPTVYPERSRLVAMVKLLASELPSRRSGLAVELVGGHQLLLHGDNVLLDGAEVRLSPAPASVLQALVANPGNVVSRRALLAMLPSGTAGSEHAVEMAVARLRAALGTRAVQTVVKRGYRLAVDA; encoded by the coding sequence ATGGACGAGTCCGGTGGCGGGAGCCTCGACGGCTTCCGGATCGGAGTCACGGCCTCGCGCAAGGTCGAGGAGCAGATCGCCCTCATCGAGCGTCGCGGCGCCGAGGTCGTCTGGGCCCCGGCGCTCTCGAACGACCCCACCCGCGTCGACGACGCGGCGCTGCGCCGGGCGACCGAGGCGGTGGTCGCCCAGCCACCCGACCTGTTCCTGGCCACGACCGGGGTCGGCATGAAGGCCTGGCTGCGCGCGGCAGAGTCCTGGGGGCTGCGCGAGGAGCTCCTCGACGCCCTGCGCCCGGCCGAGATCCTGGCCCGCGGGCCCAAGAGCGTGGGCGCGCTGCGCGGCGCCGGCCTGCGCGAGCTGTGGGCACCGGAGTCGGAGCTCTTCGAGGACGTGCTCGACCACCTGCGCGGGCGGGACCTGGCGGGCCGGCGGATCGTGGTGCAGGAGCACGGTCAGTCGCTCTCCATGGTCGCGCACGCCCTGCGCCGCCAGGGCGCCGTCGTCGACGTGGTGACCGTCTACCGCGTGGTGGGCGCCGAGGACCCCACGCCCATGTTCCGGCTGGTCGACGAGATCGCCGACGGCGACGTGCAGGCCGTCACCTTCACCGCCGCGCCCGCGGTCGCGGCGCTGCTCGACGCCGCCGCCTCGGTGGGGCGGCGCGACGACGTGGTCAGCGCCTTCCAGGCCGACGTGCTCGCTGTGTGCGTCGGCCCGGTCACCGCAGCGGCCTTCGAGCTGTGGGGCGTGCCCACCGTCTACCCCGAGCGCTCCCGGCTGGTCGCGATGGTCAAGCTGCTGGCCAGCGAGCTGCCCTCGCGCCGCTCCGGCCTGGCCGTCGAGCTGGTCGGTGGGCACCAGCTGCTGCTGCACGGGGACAACGTGCTCCTCGACGGCGCCGAGGTGCGGCTCTCGCCCGCACCCGCCTCGGTGCTGCAGGCCCTCGTGGCCAACCCGGGCAATGTCGTCTCGCGCCGCGCCCTCCTGGCCATGCTGCCCAGTGGCACGGCCGGGTCGGAGCACGCGGTCGAGATGGCCGTGGCGCGCCTTCGGGCCGCTCTCGGCACCCGCGCCGTCCAGACGGTGGTCAAGCGCGGCTACCGCCTGGCGGTGGATGCGTGA
- the nirD gene encoding nitrite reductase small subunit NirD, which yields MSAAVPHEERPPEAVDWVPVCALASLAREAGVPALVRGEAVAIFRTHDDQVHALSNIDPVTGASVLSRGIIGTRGDEVFVASPLHKEHYALRDGRCLDDPTLGVAAYDVRLVGGEVQVGGRRPECTL from the coding sequence ATGAGCGCCGCGGTTCCCCACGAGGAGCGCCCGCCCGAGGCGGTGGACTGGGTGCCGGTCTGTGCCCTCGCCTCCCTGGCCCGTGAGGCCGGTGTGCCGGCCCTGGTGCGCGGCGAGGCGGTCGCGATCTTCCGCACGCACGACGACCAGGTGCACGCGCTGTCCAACATCGACCCGGTGACCGGGGCCTCCGTGCTCTCGCGTGGGATCATCGGCACACGCGGTGACGAGGTGTTCGTGGCCTCGCCGCTGCACAAGGAGCACTACGCGCTGCGCGACGGCCGGTGCCTCGACGACCCCACCCTGGGGGTCGCCGCCTACGACGTCCGTCTCGTCGGCGGAGAGGTCCAGGTGGGCGGGCGGCGGCCCGAGTGCACGCTGTGA
- the nirB gene encoding nitrite reductase large subunit NirB, translating into MTSTTPRPRLVVVGHGMVGHRLVQAAVERGLTATHDVVVVGQEPRPAYDRVALTSYFAASGPEELSLLPSGSYDDPAVELLLGTEVTALDRAARTVRLSDGRVLAYDQLVLATGAAPFVPPVPGRDLDGCFVYRTIEDLDAIREASRSATAGVVVGGGLLGLEAANALVQLGLETHVVEMAPRLMPVQLDETAGATLVRHVEGLGVRVHTGVATESVTGAGRVDGLALAGGERVDAQVVVFSAGVRPRDSLARAAGLEVAERGGVLVDEQCRSSDERVWAVGECAAPGGRMYGLVAPGYDMAEVVVDALLGGPGRFAGADMSTKLKLLGVDVASFGDAFATTEGALELVFADAVAGLYKKLVVSDDGRRLLGGILVGDASAYGVLRPMVASGIDLPDNPEELILPPGRGGGATGVAALPPEAQVCSCNNVTKATLLERLDVAHPGPDGVEHHCEDVAGLKACTGAGSTCGSCVGTVKALVEDHFAAQGREVSRALCEHFALSRAELFDVIAIHGYRGFDEVVQAHGTGRGCDVCKPTVASVLASLVNEHVLGGQRAVLQDTNDAFLANIQRNGSYSVVPRIPGGEITPDKLIVIGEVARDHGLYTKITGGQRIDLFGARVEELPVIWRRLVDAGFESGHAYGKSLRTVKSCVGSTWCRFGVQDSVQMAIDLELRYRGLRSPHKLKGGVSGCARECAEARSKDFGVIATEKGWNLYVGGNGGASPAHARLLAGDLDDETLVRYLDRYLMYYVRTADRLQRTAPWLDSLEGGLDRLREVVVDDVLGLGSELEAAMARHVATYVDEWSAVLDDPDKLARFVSFVNAPETPDPAVSFGTARDQIVPSGPAGPAGPVDLGATIPVGAPA; encoded by the coding sequence ATGACGAGCACCACCCCCCGCCCGCGCCTGGTCGTGGTCGGCCACGGCATGGTCGGCCACCGCCTCGTGCAGGCCGCGGTCGAGCGCGGCCTGACCGCCACCCACGACGTGGTCGTGGTGGGCCAGGAGCCGCGCCCGGCCTACGACCGGGTGGCGCTGACGTCGTACTTCGCGGCGTCGGGCCCCGAAGAGCTCTCCCTGCTGCCCTCCGGGAGCTACGACGACCCGGCGGTCGAGCTGCTGCTCGGCACCGAGGTCACCGCCCTCGACCGGGCCGCCCGCACGGTCCGGCTCTCCGACGGGCGGGTGCTTGCCTACGACCAGCTGGTCCTGGCCACCGGGGCGGCGCCGTTCGTGCCGCCGGTGCCGGGGCGCGACCTCGACGGCTGCTTCGTCTACCGCACCATCGAGGACCTCGACGCGATCAGGGAGGCCTCCCGGTCGGCGACGGCCGGGGTCGTGGTCGGCGGCGGGCTGCTGGGGCTGGAGGCGGCCAACGCGCTGGTCCAGCTCGGCCTGGAGACCCACGTCGTCGAGATGGCGCCGCGGCTGATGCCGGTGCAGCTCGACGAGACCGCCGGCGCCACGCTGGTGCGCCACGTCGAGGGGCTGGGGGTGCGCGTGCACACCGGCGTCGCCACCGAGTCGGTGACCGGCGCCGGCCGTGTCGACGGTCTCGCGCTGGCGGGGGGCGAGCGTGTCGATGCCCAGGTCGTGGTGTTCTCGGCCGGTGTCCGGCCCCGCGACTCGTTGGCCCGCGCCGCCGGCCTCGAGGTGGCCGAGCGTGGTGGCGTGCTGGTCGACGAGCAGTGCCGCAGCAGCGACGAACGGGTCTGGGCGGTCGGCGAGTGCGCCGCGCCCGGCGGCCGGATGTACGGGCTGGTCGCCCCGGGCTACGACATGGCCGAGGTGGTCGTCGACGCCCTGCTCGGCGGGCCGGGGCGCTTCGCGGGCGCCGACATGTCCACCAAGCTCAAGCTGCTGGGGGTCGACGTCGCCTCCTTCGGCGACGCCTTCGCCACCACCGAGGGCGCCCTCGAGCTGGTCTTCGCCGACGCGGTCGCGGGGCTCTACAAGAAGCTCGTCGTCAGCGACGACGGGCGGCGGCTGCTCGGCGGGATCCTCGTCGGCGACGCGTCGGCGTACGGCGTGCTGCGGCCGATGGTCGCCAGCGGCATCGACCTGCCCGACAACCCCGAGGAGCTGATCCTGCCCCCCGGGCGCGGCGGGGGCGCCACCGGCGTGGCCGCGCTGCCGCCCGAGGCCCAGGTCTGCTCCTGCAACAACGTCACCAAGGCCACGCTCCTCGAGCGGCTCGACGTGGCACACCCGGGTCCCGACGGCGTCGAGCACCACTGCGAGGACGTCGCGGGGCTGAAGGCGTGCACCGGTGCGGGCAGCACCTGCGGCTCCTGCGTCGGCACCGTCAAGGCGCTCGTCGAGGACCACTTCGCCGCCCAGGGGCGCGAGGTCAGCCGGGCCCTGTGCGAGCACTTCGCGCTCTCGCGCGCCGAGCTCTTCGACGTCATCGCCATCCACGGCTACCGCGGGTTCGACGAGGTCGTGCAGGCCCACGGCACTGGCCGCGGCTGCGACGTGTGCAAGCCGACCGTCGCCTCCGTGCTGGCCAGCCTGGTGAACGAGCACGTGCTCGGCGGGCAGCGCGCGGTGCTGCAGGACACCAACGACGCGTTCCTGGCCAACATCCAGCGCAACGGCAGCTACTCGGTGGTGCCGCGGATCCCGGGCGGCGAGATCACCCCCGACAAGCTCATCGTGATCGGCGAGGTCGCCCGCGACCACGGGCTCTACACCAAGATCACGGGTGGCCAGCGCATCGACCTCTTCGGTGCCCGCGTCGAGGAGCTGCCGGTGATCTGGCGCCGGCTCGTCGACGCCGGCTTCGAGTCGGGGCACGCCTACGGCAAGTCGCTGCGCACGGTGAAGTCGTGCGTCGGCTCGACGTGGTGCCGCTTCGGGGTGCAGGACTCCGTGCAGATGGCCATCGACCTCGAGCTGCGCTACCGGGGCCTGCGTTCGCCGCACAAGCTCAAGGGCGGCGTCTCGGGGTGCGCCCGCGAGTGCGCGGAGGCCCGGTCGAAGGACTTCGGCGTGATCGCCACCGAGAAGGGCTGGAACCTCTACGTCGGCGGCAACGGCGGCGCCTCGCCGGCCCACGCCCGGCTGCTGGCCGGCGACCTCGACGACGAGACGCTGGTGCGCTACCTCGACCGCTACCTCATGTACTACGTGCGCACCGCCGACCGTCTCCAGCGCACGGCGCCCTGGCTCGACTCGCTGGAGGGCGGGCTCGACCGGCTGCGCGAGGTCGTCGTCGACGACGTGCTCGGCCTCGGCAGCGAGCTGGAGGCGGCGATGGCGCGCCACGTCGCGACGTACGTCGACGAGTGGTCGGCGGTGCTCGACGACCCCGACAAGCTGGCCCGCTTCGTGTCGTTCGTCAATGCGCCCGAGACCCCCGACCCGGCCGTGTCGTTCGGCACGGCACGCGACCAGATCGTGCCCTCGGGGCCGGCCGGCCCCGCCGGGCCGGTCGACCTGGGGGCCACGATCCCGGTGGGGGCGCCGGCATGA
- a CDS encoding FAD-dependent oxidoreductase, whose product MSRERLVVVGHGMACTRLVEQLVAGAYAGRVTVLGDEPVPAYNRILLSAVLEGTHAAGAIGLRRAEWYAEHGIDLRLGTKVLAVDREHRDVMLVDGTVVPFDRLVLATGSLPTLPPVRGLVTPEGRLHPSVHAFRSLADCDGLVAAVPGARRAVVVGGGLLGLQVARALSVRGVSTEVVEGAEHLLSRQVGAGAGQVLARSLRRLGTTVYTGARAVRLVEPASGEGVTGVRLDNGAVLDTDLVVLTAGGRPSTSLARAAGLAVRRGVVVDDHLTSPTDPAVHAIGDCAEHRGTTTGFVPPAWDQAAVLARRLCGEDVAHAGSRGVARLRATGLDVAVLGDPVGAAGEVVEVTNPVVGKHSRLVVRGGVVVAAALVGDLSRVGLITQHYDRGTVLGPHEPGQLLLPERGAAAPTATALPDDVEVCACAGVSAGRLRGCADLQEAREKTRATTGCGSCTATCVQLVGTTAAEPACEVVRTK is encoded by the coding sequence GTGAGCCGCGAGCGTCTCGTGGTGGTGGGCCACGGGATGGCCTGCACCCGGCTGGTCGAGCAGCTGGTCGCCGGCGCGTACGCCGGACGGGTCACCGTCCTGGGCGACGAGCCGGTGCCGGCGTACAACCGCATCCTGCTCTCGGCGGTGCTCGAGGGCACCCACGCCGCCGGGGCGATCGGGCTGCGCAGAGCGGAGTGGTACGCCGAGCACGGCATCGACCTGCGCCTGGGGACCAAGGTGCTCGCCGTCGACCGTGAGCACCGCGACGTGATGCTCGTCGACGGCACCGTGGTGCCCTTCGACCGGCTGGTGCTGGCCACCGGGTCGCTGCCCACGTTGCCCCCCGTGCGCGGGCTGGTCACGCCCGAGGGGCGGCTGCACCCGTCGGTGCACGCCTTCCGCTCGCTCGCCGACTGCGACGGGCTGGTCGCCGCCGTGCCTGGCGCCCGTCGGGCGGTGGTCGTGGGCGGTGGACTGCTGGGGCTGCAGGTGGCCCGGGCGCTCTCGGTGCGCGGGGTGTCCACCGAGGTCGTCGAGGGCGCCGAGCACCTGCTCTCCCGACAGGTCGGCGCCGGAGCCGGACAGGTGCTGGCACGCAGCCTGCGCCGGCTCGGCACCACGGTCTACACCGGGGCGCGCGCCGTCCGGCTGGTCGAGCCGGCCTCGGGCGAGGGCGTCACCGGCGTGCGCCTCGACAACGGCGCCGTGCTCGACACCGACCTGGTCGTGCTCACCGCTGGCGGGCGCCCGTCGACCTCGCTGGCGCGGGCCGCGGGGCTGGCCGTGCGTCGGGGCGTCGTGGTCGACGACCACCTCACCTCCCCGACGGACCCTGCCGTGCACGCGATCGGCGACTGCGCCGAGCACCGCGGCACCACCACCGGCTTCGTCCCCCCAGCCTGGGACCAGGCCGCGGTGCTGGCACGCCGGCTGTGCGGCGAGGACGTCGCCCACGCAGGGTCGCGGGGGGTCGCCAGGCTGCGGGCCACCGGTCTCGACGTGGCGGTGCTCGGCGACCCCGTCGGGGCCGCAGGAGAGGTCGTCGAGGTCACCAACCCCGTGGTCGGCAAGCACTCGCGGCTGGTGGTGCGCGGCGGCGTCGTGGTGGCCGCCGCCCTGGTCGGCGACCTGTCGCGCGTCGGCCTGATCACCCAGCACTACGACCGCGGCACGGTGCTCGGCCCCCACGAGCCGGGCCAGCTGCTGCTGCCCGAGCGGGGCGCCGCGGCGCCCACCGCGACCGCCCTGCCCGACGACGTCGAGGTCTGCGCCTGCGCCGGTGTGAGCGCCGGCCGGCTGCGGGGCTGCGCCGACCTCCAGGAGGCGCGCGAGAAGACCCGGGCCACCACCGGCTGCGGGTCGTGCACCGCGACCTGCGTGCAGCTGGTCGGCACCACCGCGGCCGAACCGGCCTGTGAGGTCGTGCGGACAAAGTGA